Proteins encoded by one window of Halobaculum halobium:
- a CDS encoding AbrB/MazE/SpoVT family DNA-binding domain-containing protein has protein sequence MSTETDGQGRLYIPKEVREKYGQKYHLVMYEDRIELIPVADDPLAAVREAAGDLRDAPVEDIREDIEEEAMADAGEEDADR, from the coding sequence ATGTCAACAGAGACCGATGGGCAGGGACGGCTGTACATCCCGAAAGAGGTCCGCGAGAAGTACGGCCAGAAGTATCATCTCGTGATGTACGAGGACAGAATCGAGTTGATTCCGGTCGCAGACGATCCACTCGCCGCCGTCCGCGAGGCGGCGGGCGACCTTCGTGATGCACCAGTCGAGGACATTCGAGAAGACATCGAAGAAGAAGCAATGGCAGACGCCGGAGAGGAGGACGCCGATAGATGA
- a CDS encoding PIN domain-containing protein — translation MTVYVETDFLLALAKDSDWLQGSAEEALGEYEVETSAFSYLELLLARERYEFDYVPLVANLLELVPVQDEKEKQVVLKAVNYYDEGMTPFDAFHAATAETRGMDVLSSERDYEDIEVERVPLEPTDEE, via the coding sequence ATGACGGTGTACGTCGAGACGGACTTCTTGCTCGCACTCGCCAAGGACTCCGACTGGCTGCAGGGGTCCGCTGAGGAAGCACTCGGGGAATACGAGGTCGAAACATCGGCGTTCTCCTACCTCGAACTCCTTCTCGCCCGAGAACGCTACGAGTTCGACTACGTACCGCTCGTGGCGAATCTGCTCGAACTCGTTCCAGTGCAGGACGAGAAAGAGAAACAGGTAGTTCTGAAAGCAGTCAACTATTACGACGAGGGGATGACACCGTTCGACGCGTTCCACGCAGCGACTGCGGAAACGCGAGGGATGGACGTACTCTCCTCTGAGAGAGACTACGAAGACATCGAGGTAGAGCGAGTCCCACTCGAACCGACCGATGAGGAATAA
- a CDS encoding DUF5779 family protein, which produces MTDFGLDLRDAEEMIESEGTVGDVILGVLDGETEPEHWVRNVEYGNVLVLAVEGDLNERAGGFAREVKDMGGELTHFRGFLIVSPPGVDVDTEKLS; this is translated from the coding sequence ATGACCGATTTCGGGCTCGACCTCCGCGACGCCGAGGAGATGATCGAGTCGGAGGGGACCGTGGGGGACGTGATCTTAGGGGTGCTCGACGGGGAGACCGAACCCGAGCACTGGGTGCGCAACGTGGAGTACGGGAACGTGCTCGTGCTCGCCGTCGAGGGCGATCTGAACGAGCGGGCCGGCGGCTTCGCGCGAGAGGTGAAGGATATGGGCGGGGAATTGACCCACTTCCGAGGCTTCCTCATCGTCTCCCCGCCGGGCGTCGACGTCGACACCGAGAAACTGAGCTGA
- a CDS encoding LeuA family protein has product MSATDEFDSVRIFDTTLRDGEQSPRTSFDYEEKREIAAALDELGVSVIEAGFPVNSDAEFEAVKDIAESTDTTVCGLARVVEKDIQAAIDSGVGMIHTFVSTSDVQIEDSMHATREEVKQRAVEAVEMAKESGAEVMFSPMDATRTQESFLVEVIEAVDEVGVDWINIPDTCGVATPRRFGDLIEVVAEHTDAGIDVHTHDDFGLAGANALAGVEAGAHQMQVSVNGIGERAGNAALEEVVMAAESLYDADTGIDTTRITEVSRMVEQASDIEVPPNKPVVGRNAFSHESGIHAAGVIENSDTFEPGVMTPEMVGATRELVMGKHTGTHSVRQRLTDAGFDPTESQVRTITRRVKDAGAEGRVTMSDVRQFAREEGVAEMEDDGEEEREREARI; this is encoded by the coding sequence CTGAGTGCAACTGACGAGTTCGATTCTGTCCGAATCTTCGACACGACGCTCCGCGACGGCGAGCAGTCGCCGCGCACGTCGTTCGACTACGAGGAGAAACGTGAGATAGCCGCGGCGCTCGACGAGCTGGGCGTGTCCGTCATCGAGGCGGGCTTCCCGGTCAACTCCGACGCGGAGTTCGAGGCCGTCAAAGACATCGCGGAGTCGACCGACACGACCGTCTGCGGGCTCGCCCGCGTGGTCGAGAAGGACATTCAGGCCGCCATCGACTCGGGGGTCGGGATGATCCACACCTTCGTCTCCACGAGCGACGTGCAGATCGAAGACTCGATGCACGCCACCCGCGAGGAGGTGAAACAGCGGGCGGTCGAGGCCGTCGAGATGGCCAAGGAGTCCGGCGCCGAGGTCATGTTCTCGCCGATGGACGCCACCCGGACCCAGGAGTCGTTCCTGGTCGAGGTCATCGAGGCCGTCGACGAGGTCGGCGTCGACTGGATCAACATCCCCGACACCTGCGGCGTGGCGACGCCGCGCCGCTTCGGCGACCTGATCGAGGTCGTCGCCGAGCACACGGACGCCGGCATCGACGTCCACACCCACGACGACTTCGGGCTGGCGGGCGCGAACGCGCTGGCCGGCGTCGAGGCTGGCGCCCACCAGATGCAGGTGTCGGTCAACGGCATCGGCGAGCGCGCGGGCAACGCCGCCCTCGAGGAGGTCGTCATGGCCGCCGAGTCGCTGTACGACGCCGACACCGGCATCGACACGACCCGGATCACCGAAGTGTCGCGGATGGTCGAGCAGGCCAGCGACATCGAGGTGCCGCCGAACAAGCCCGTGGTCGGGCGCAACGCCTTCAGCCACGAGTCCGGCATCCACGCCGCCGGCGTCATCGAGAACAGCGACACGTTCGAGCCGGGGGTCATGACCCCGGAGATGGTCGGCGCGACCCGCGAGCTGGTGATGGGCAAACACACCGGCACCCACTCGGTCCGCCAACGACTGACCGACGCCGGGTTCGACCCGACGGAGTCGCAGGTGCGCACCATCACCCGCCGGGTGAAAGACGCCGGCGCCGAGGGCCGCGTCACCATGTCCGACGTTCGCCAGTTCGCCCGCGAGGAGGGCGTCGCCGAGATGGAGGACGACGGCGAAGAGGAGCGCGAGCGGGAGGCTCGGATCTGA